Genomic DNA from Desulfuromonas versatilis:
GGATCAGGTTGCGCAGCGTCTGCGGGTTGAGTTCCTGGTGCGGAACCTCGATCCCCTCTTCGTTGTGATCGGTCGCATTCTTCTGAGTCAAACGTCTCCTCCAAGGGAAATATCTTCGCGTATCCAGACAGCCGTAGTGTAGCAACTTCGGGTAGAAAATTCTTGTTTAGGTTTTTTCATGCCGGCGCCTGCAGTTGCCTTTTGGCCGGAGGTGTGGTTGACTGCCCTGAATCGGACTCTTTCGCACTTCAAGCTACGGGGTCCCGAAGCGCAGGGCTTCACTGCGCAACCACGAACCAGGGAGGATTCATGCAGGATTGGGATTGGGGCAAGGACGGCAAGGAGGTGGAGCAGAAAATCATCCAGCTGGCCGACCGCGTCAAACGCTTCCGGCCACCGGGGGCGGGCCTGGCTTGGGTGGTATTGTTGGTGCTGCTGTTCATCGGCGGCAGCAGCAGCTTCTACCAGGTCGGCACCGAGGAGACCGGGGTGCTGCTGCGCTTCGGCCGCTTCAGCGGGTTCGCCGAGCCGGGGCTGCACTTCAAACTCCCCTTCGGCATCGACCGGGCCTACCTGGTCAAGACCGGGCGGGTGCTCAAGGAGGAGTTCGGCTTTCGCACCGTCCAGGCCGGGGTGCGCACCGCCTACTCGAAGAAGGACCTGGACGAGGAATCCCTGACCCTCACCGGGGATCTGAACGTCAGCGACATCGAATGGATCGTCCAGTACCAGATCGCCGACCCCTACAAGTTTCTGTTCCGCATCAACGCCCCCGAAGAGACCATCCGCGACATCTCCGAGGCGGTGGTGCGCAAGGTCGTCGGCAACTCCAACGTCACCGAAGTGCTCACCACCGAGCGGGCGGTGCTCGCTTCGGCTATCGAAAAGGAGATGCAGGGGATTCTCAACGCCTATGACATCGGCGTGCGCATCGTCACCGTCAAGTTCCAGGACGTCAATCCGCCCGAAGCGGTCAAGGCCGCCTTCAACGAGGTCAACGAGGCCGAGCAGCAGAAGGAGAGCCTGGTGTTCCAGGCCCGAGAGCAGTACAACCGCGAGGTCCCCAAGGCCAAGGGGGTGGCCAACGCCACCATCCAGGAAGCCGAAGGCTACGCCATCGAGCGCATCAACAAGGCCGAGGGGGAAACCAACCGCTTTCTGGCGCTGCTTACCGAGTACAGCAAGGCCCCCGAGGTGACCCGGCGGCGGCTCTACCTGGAG
This window encodes:
- the hflK gene encoding FtsH protease activity modulator HflK, which gives rise to MQDWDWGKDGKEVEQKIIQLADRVKRFRPPGAGLAWVVLLVLLFIGGSSSFYQVGTEETGVLLRFGRFSGFAEPGLHFKLPFGIDRAYLVKTGRVLKEEFGFRTVQAGVRTAYSKKDLDEESLTLTGDLNVSDIEWIVQYQIADPYKFLFRINAPEETIRDISEAVVRKVVGNSNVTEVLTTERAVLASAIEKEMQGILNAYDIGVRIVTVKFQDVNPPEAVKAAFNEVNEAEQQKESLVFQAREQYNREVPKAKGVANATIQEAEGYAIERINKAEGETNRFLALLTEYSKAPEVTRRRLYLETLEEVLPKLEEVYVMDKQGTAALPLLPLRSDKKGGAAQ